One window from the genome of Pararhizobium gei encodes:
- a CDS encoding TIGR02300 family protein, with protein sequence MAKAELGTKRIDPETGRKFYDLNKDPIVSPYTGKSYPLSFFEETSVAKVMEKAAEEDEVAEVDTENTEVELVSLEDADSEAAGGDDIPDLGDDDVEIEGDDDDTFLEADEDDEDGLSDLIGVSDDDDEV encoded by the coding sequence GTGGCAAAAGCGGAACTTGGAACAAAACGTATCGATCCGGAGACAGGCCGAAAGTTTTACGACCTGAACAAGGATCCGATCGTTTCTCCCTATACCGGCAAATCCTATCCCCTGTCCTTCTTTGAAGAGACGTCCGTCGCCAAGGTGATGGAGAAAGCCGCCGAGGAAGACGAAGTGGCGGAAGTCGACACCGAGAACACCGAAGTCGAACTGGTGTCGCTCGAGGATGCCGACAGCGAAGCAGCCGGCGGTGACGACATTCCGGATCTGGGCGACGACGATGTCGAGATCGAAGGCGATGACGACGACACGTTCCTGGAAGCAGACGAGGACGACGAGGACGGCCTGTCCGACCTGATCGGCGTCTCTGACGACGACGACGAGGTTTAA